The Blautia pseudococcoides genome segment GATACGTCCGCCGCTCTCTGTCTCCGGCACACGCTGCACCCGGTGTACACCGCTTTCATACTTCAGCCTGGAGTAGGCGCCTTTGCCGTTGATCATAAACGTAACCTCTTTGAAACCGCCGATACCGTTCTCATTGAGGCTCATCATATCTGTCTTCCAGTTCTGGGATTCCGCGAATTTTACATACATGCGGTAGATTTCCGCGGCAAAGAGCGCGGCCTCATCCCCGCCGGCTCCGGCTCTGATCTCCACAATAACGTTCTTCTCATCATTGGGGTCTTTTGGCAGAAGCAGGATCTTCAGCTCCCGCTCCAGCTCCTCAATGCGCTTCTTGGAATCTGAAAGCTCTTCCTTGAGCATCTCGCGCATCTCCGGGTCTGTTTCCTCATCCAGCATCATAAGACTGTCTTCCACTGTCTGTTTACAATTTTTATGTTCCCGATATGCATCCGCAATGGGCTGCAGGTCGCTCTGTTCCTTCATCAGCTTCTGGAAGCGCGCCGTGTCATTCGCCACTGTTGGTTCATTTAACTCATTTAAGATCTCCTCCAGGCGAATCAAAATATCATCTAACTTATCAAACATGGTGTTCCTCCTGTTTCTTTCTTCCCAGCACCACCCTGTCAAGGCCTGCCAGGTCTTTCACTACTCTGGTCTCTTCATATCCGGCATTTTCCAGCATAAGGCGAACCGGACCGCCC includes the following:
- the prfA gene encoding peptide chain release factor 1, whose product is MFDKLDDILIRLEEILNELNEPTVANDTARFQKLMKEQSDLQPIADAYREHKNCKQTVEDSLMMLDEETDPEMREMLKEELSDSKKRIEELERELKILLLPKDPNDEKNVIVEIRAGAGGDEAALFAAEIYRMYVKFAESQNWKTDMMSLNENGIGGFKEVTFMINGKGAYSRLKYESGVHRVQRVPETESGGRIHTSTITVAIMPEAEEIDFHLDMNDCKFDVFRASGNGGQCVNTTDSAVRLTHIPTGIVISCQDEKSQLKNKDKALKVLRSRLYEMELEKRHDEEAEARRSQVGTGDRSEKIRTYNFPQGRVTDHRIKLTLHRLDGVLNGDLEEIIDNLTAADQAAKLTKMNDK